A part of Haliotis asinina isolate JCU_RB_2024 chromosome 10, JCU_Hal_asi_v2, whole genome shotgun sequence genomic DNA contains:
- the LOC137298656 gene encoding uncharacterized protein, translated as MKYDLSVLTVLTINHLCKLDISLHLSNDSAGSSSDEDRAQNMKKTMATTMSFVALLVTVTIVSVQGAIVVTPNPARVDETAGNITLTVNNTMLPSAGLWGFTYETADDTADGSDYTAIPSMSAQVQSNQDTFNITISISDDMDLDPGETFLVKLTNFIRGEPDMNVTVTIIDDERPRVELKQPADITIGENDSNNITLTLERNDTTTHSFTLQLHIMAGTASVGTDFTHFGLWLNVTFAENVTSVTTTLASVINDLLEEPTEEFTIFITGAEISNNITVVVTINDNDAPDSFHCGRGKSQPCLNNGTCINDGCLSNTGFCNCTSGFEGVNCGIDASLNASTCSTPCVNGTCVNGTCICDPGFAGDICDKSAYFHQCSPTNFSVCITPFSIDTFCGDIYVENFRNVSACNLTLAPTVADPSDGIVDWCKGYAAVIPYNGTCGELGPSISGNVTSYVLDLYVQYTRDIRQCTDERVIFTCEFNNNSLEVSHKFDVDSQSGSNDAGSSRRRTGQLVPADMDATARNGSPLPSILTLGTDVKITLSVQNVPGYVGIIIHSISVHNYRPGLDKRSLPLYDHGCAPQLYRGILIRPPYFSPAGQKQTICFIFRLFVFEHDRGLSNPVLVLKVRFKVFRYAASAVMPVCGGRRKRQAEDGDLTLSRTFKVTIEENGVQTVVKGEISTSGSKTWMVPAVIGIGCVAIAVAVIAIFFGVIITRRRRRSNVKEADDKSYYTH; from the exons atgaaatacgATTTGTCTGTGTTGACTGTATTAACAATAAATCATCTATGCAAATTAGACATTAGCTTACATTTAAGTAATGACAGCGCTGGTTCTTCATCAGATGAAGACCGAGCTCAAAAT ATGAAGAAAACAATGGCCACCACGATGTCGTTCGTGGCGTTGCTGGTTACCGTTACGATAGTCTCCGTGCAGG GTGCTATTGTGGTGACACCAAACCCTGCAAGAGTGGACGAGACCGCTGGCAACATCACCCTCACAGTTAACAACACAATGTTGCCGAGTGCAGGACTTTGGGGGTTCACT TACGAGACGGCTGACGACACAGCCGATGGATCCGACTACACAGCAATCCCTTCAATGTCAGCGCAAGTTCAATCTAACCAAGACACCTTTAACATTACGATctccatttctgatgacatg GATCTCGACCCCGGAGAGACGTTCCTGGTCAAACTAACAAACTTCATACGGGGTGAACCTGACATGAACGTGACAGTCACCATCATCGACGACGAGC GTCCGCGGGTAGAGTTGAAGCAGCCTGCAGATATTACAATCGGAGAGAACGATTCCAACAACATAACACTGACACTAGAGAGGAACGACACCACCACCCACAGCTTCACACTCCAGCTGCACATCATGGCCGGTACCGCCAGTGTCGGgacggacttcacacatttcGGTCTGTGGTTAAATGTCACATTCGCGGAAAACGTAACAAGCGTAACTACCACACTGGCCTCGGTCATCAATGACTTG CTGGAGGAACCTACAGAGGAGTTTACCATCTTCATCACCGGCGCAGAGATCAGCAACAACATCACTGTGGTCGTCACCATCAACGACAACGATG CTCCAGATTCATTCCACTGTGGTAGGGGTAAGAGTCAACCCTGTCTGAACAACGGCACCTGCATCAACGACGGCTGCCTCAGTAACACTGGCTTCTGCAACTGTACTTCTGGGTTCGAGGGAGTGAACTGTGGAATTGATG CGTCGCTGAATGCATCCACCTGCAGTACACCGTGTGTGAATGGAACATGTGTGAACGGCACATGCATCTGTGATCCAGGTTTTGCAGGGGACATTTGCGATAAATCTGCAT attttcaccAGTGCAGTCCTACTAACTTCAGTGTCTGTATCACGCCTTTCTCCATCGACACATTTTGCGGGGACATATATGTAGAGAACTTCAGGAACGTGTCTGCATGCAACTTAACTCTGGCTCCGACGGTAGCTGACCCAAGCGACGGCATCGTGGATTGGTGTAAGGGATATGCCGCCGTCATACCGTACAACGGCACCTGTGGTGAACTCGGGCCGTCCATTAGT GGCAATGTGACGTCCTATGTCCTCGATCTGTACGTGCAGTATACCAGAGATATCAGGCAGTGCACTGATGAGAGGGTCATCTTCACCTGTGAGTTTAACAACAACTCCCTTGAAGTCAGCCACAAATTCGACGTTGATAGCCAGTCGGGCAG CAATGATGCCGGGTCTTCCCGCCGTAGGACGGGCCAACTTGTCCCCGCCGATATGGATGCCACAGCAAGAAATGGAAGTCCACTCCCTTCCATTCTAACATTGGGAACTGATGTCAAAATAACTTTGTCCGTCCAGAATG TACCCGGGTATGTGGGTATCATCATCCACTCAATCAGCGTCCACAACTACAGACCGGGGCTGGACAAGAGATCCCTTCCTCTGTACGATCATGG GTGCGCCCCCCAACTTTACAGGGGCATCCTCATCAGGCCCCCCTACTTCTCCCCAGCCggacagaaacaaacaatctGCTTCATCTTCAGgctttttgtgtttgaacatgACAGGGGGCTGTCTAATCCTGTTCTGGTCCTCAAAGTTAGATTTAAAGTCTTCCGCTATGCGGCTTCAGCTGTTATG CCGGTGTGTGGCGGCCGAAGGAAACGACAGGCTGAAGATGGAGATCTCACGTTGTCGAGAACTTTCAAAGTCACTATTGAAGAAAATGGCGTCCAAACAG TCGTGAAAGGAGAGATCAGCACTAGTGGCTCAAAAACATGGATGGTTCCGGCCGTGATTGGCATTGGCTGCGTCGCCATCGCTGTTGCCGTCATTGCCATCTTCTTCGGCGTCATCATCACCAGGCGAAGACGAAGATCGAATGTGAAAGAAGCTGACGACAAGTCTTATTATACACATTAA